A single window of Cellulomonas sp. NTE-D12 DNA harbors:
- a CDS encoding sugar ABC transporter permease, giving the protein MALVFIAPALGLYGWLVLGSFGRAFQYSLYNWNGVGTATFVGIKNYVDVFSSPARLTALLHSFELMVFFTGVTLVLGLAAAVLTRGASRRRGSGLARTLLFMPQVIPIVAAAIGWSWIYSREGLVNQVLSAIGLHGVTRPWLADPVTALPGVGFVGTWALLGLVTMMLTAGISKIDQSIYEAARIDGANALQEFFAVTLPGIRRELVVCATLTVIAALASFDIVFMTTQGGPNRATMVPGVDIYLLAFGQQKIGAAAAMGIVLMCVVLLVIIPLQRLAAKD; this is encoded by the coding sequence GTGGCACTGGTGTTCATCGCACCGGCGCTCGGGCTGTACGGCTGGTTGGTGCTGGGTTCTTTCGGACGGGCGTTCCAGTACTCGCTGTACAACTGGAACGGCGTCGGGACGGCGACCTTCGTCGGCATCAAGAACTACGTGGACGTGTTCTCCTCCCCGGCTCGGCTCACGGCCTTGCTGCACTCGTTCGAGCTGATGGTCTTCTTCACGGGCGTCACCCTGGTGCTCGGTCTTGCTGCCGCGGTGCTGACCCGAGGCGCCTCCCGGCGGCGTGGGTCCGGCCTCGCCCGGACCCTGCTCTTCATGCCGCAGGTCATCCCGATCGTTGCGGCCGCCATCGGCTGGAGCTGGATCTACTCACGCGAGGGGCTGGTCAACCAGGTTCTCTCCGCGATCGGCCTGCACGGTGTCACGCGTCCGTGGCTCGCGGATCCCGTCACGGCGTTGCCGGGAGTGGGGTTCGTCGGCACCTGGGCGCTGCTCGGCCTCGTGACGATGATGCTGACCGCCGGCATCAGCAAGATCGACCAATCCATCTACGAGGCTGCGCGTATCGATGGCGCCAACGCCCTCCAGGAGTTCTTCGCCGTGACGCTCCCCGGCATCCGGCGTGAGCTCGTGGTCTGCGCAACACTGACCGTCATTGCTGCGCTCGCCAGCTTCGACATCGTCTTCATGACGACGCAGGGTGGTCCGAACCGGGCCACGATGGTCCCCGGCGTGGACATCTACCTGTTGGCGTTCGGACAGCAGAAGATCGGCGCCGCTGCGGCGATGGGGATCGTCCTCATGTGCGTGGTCCTGCTCGTGATCATCCCCCTGCAGCGACTCGCCGCGAAGGACTGA
- a CDS encoding ABC transporter substrate-binding protein, whose product MATRVHARTMTGFVAVATTMTLAACGGAASGSGSASSAATGAGSASAAPVTVTMMVGGIDKQIYLPYQLAEGLGYYKKYGIDMKLSTEVSGGVGAEDAVASGQVNLAGAWYVHTIDFQQKGKDVISVAQLSGAPGEREMCATGSNISSAADWSGKTVGVTDLGSGTDDLTLYLAAKSSLTQAQFHRQGVGAGSTLVAALQHGSVVCGMTTQPTVSALETQKIAYSAIDLATTDGADKWLGGAFPSAAVLAKADWVNANKDTVQKVVDALVATMHYIATHSAADIADHLPPNFVSNGLVTKDLYVKALDQDKGQFLPDGMMPANGPETVLAVEKLAGKVTAPVDLTKTYTNDFVVAANKLEGFAQ is encoded by the coding sequence ATGGCCACACGAGTGCACGCCCGAACGATGACGGGGTTCGTCGCTGTCGCGACGACCATGACCCTCGCCGCCTGCGGCGGCGCCGCGAGCGGGAGCGGGAGCGCGAGCAGTGCCGCCACCGGCGCCGGCAGCGCCAGCGCTGCGCCGGTCACCGTGACGATGATGGTCGGCGGGATCGACAAGCAGATCTACCTGCCGTACCAGCTGGCCGAAGGGCTGGGCTACTACAAGAAGTACGGCATCGACATGAAGCTGAGCACCGAGGTGTCCGGCGGTGTCGGGGCCGAGGACGCGGTGGCGTCGGGCCAGGTGAACCTGGCCGGTGCGTGGTACGTCCACACCATCGACTTCCAGCAGAAGGGCAAGGACGTCATCAGCGTCGCCCAGCTGAGCGGAGCGCCGGGCGAGCGGGAGATGTGCGCGACGGGCTCGAACATCTCCTCGGCGGCCGACTGGTCGGGCAAGACCGTCGGGGTCACCGACCTCGGCTCCGGCACCGACGACCTGACGCTGTACCTGGCCGCGAAGAGCAGCCTCACCCAGGCGCAGTTCCACCGGCAGGGCGTCGGCGCGGGCAGCACCCTGGTCGCGGCGCTGCAGCACGGCAGCGTCGTCTGCGGCATGACGACCCAGCCGACCGTCAGCGCGCTGGAGACGCAGAAGATCGCGTACTCCGCGATCGACCTGGCCACGACGGACGGGGCCGACAAGTGGCTCGGCGGCGCCTTCCCGTCCGCCGCCGTCCTGGCGAAGGCCGACTGGGTCAATGCGAACAAGGACACCGTGCAGAAGGTGGTCGACGCGCTCGTGGCGACGATGCACTACATCGCGACCCACAGCGCGGCGGACATCGCGGACCACCTGCCGCCGAACTTCGTGTCCAACGGCCTGGTGACCAAGGACCTCTACGTCAAGGCGCTCGACCAGGACAAGGGACAGTTCCTGCCCGACGGCATGATGCCGGCCAACGGCCCTGAGACGGTCCTGGCGGTGGAGAAGCTGGCCGGGAAGGTGACCGCACCCGTCGACCTGACGAAGACGTACACCAACGACTTCGTCGTCGCCGCCAACAAGCTGGAGGGCTTCGCCCAGTAG
- a CDS encoding carbohydrate ABC transporter permease → MRISRTENLAGGVVLLALVVFTVMPFVSLFSVALAPANTLPSGISFAGHLHWENFATAFQLAHFPTLMGSSATLVVVVVPLVLLCSTMAAYSLTWLRVPAGGALFVVFLAGLTIPTESLITPLYLTMRQLHLTNTVWSVALPLVAFQMPFGVFWMRSHFLGMPAEIEEAAQVDGAGPVRTFLQIQVPLARAAISTMVILSFLWTWNHFILTLVMIDDPAKRTVGGALAGFQGAHATDVVMLCAAALLMMIPTLLVFAVFQRQFRAALLQGSVKA, encoded by the coding sequence ATGCGAATCTCCCGTACCGAGAACCTGGCGGGCGGCGTCGTTCTCCTGGCGCTGGTCGTCTTCACCGTGATGCCGTTCGTCTCACTGTTCTCCGTCGCGCTCGCGCCGGCGAACACGCTGCCTTCCGGGATCTCCTTCGCCGGTCACCTGCACTGGGAGAACTTCGCGACGGCGTTCCAGCTCGCGCACTTCCCGACGCTGATGGGCTCGAGCGCCACTCTGGTGGTCGTCGTCGTCCCCCTGGTGCTGCTGTGCTCGACGATGGCCGCCTACTCGCTGACCTGGCTGCGAGTCCCGGCCGGCGGTGCGCTGTTCGTCGTCTTCCTCGCCGGACTGACCATCCCCACCGAGAGCCTCATCACACCCCTGTACCTGACGATGCGTCAGCTGCACCTCACCAACACCGTGTGGAGCGTCGCGCTACCCCTGGTGGCCTTCCAGATGCCTTTCGGTGTCTTCTGGATGCGCTCGCACTTCCTCGGGATGCCGGCCGAGATCGAGGAAGCAGCACAGGTGGACGGTGCGGGACCGGTCCGCACCTTCCTGCAGATCCAGGTTCCGCTCGCGCGCGCGGCCATCTCCACGATGGTGATCCTCAGCTTCCTGTGGACCTGGAACCACTTCATCCTGACGCTGGTGATGATCGACGACCCGGCCAAGCGCACCGTCGGTGGCGCTCTGGCGGGTTTCCAAGGGGCTCATGCCACCGACGTGGTGATGCTCTGCGCGGCGGCCCTTCTCATGATGATCCCGACCCTGCTGGTCTTCGCCGTGTTCCAGCGTCAGTTCCGCGCGGCGCTTCTGCAGGGCTCCGTCAAGGCCTGA
- a CDS encoding ABC transporter ATP-binding protein, translating to MSFRQPLPRTADESAAPRSAAARGAAPASAPQARSRIELVGVTKRFVSPTGAAMTALRDVDFVVEPGQFCAVVGPTGCGKSTTLTMVAGLDRPTAGVVRVGGAVVDGIPDSTSFMFQHDALLPWKSVLQNVALGPRFRGESKASALGRAREWLHVVGLSGFEDHHPHQLSGGMRKRATLAASLISEPSILLMDEPFGALDVQTKAIMSNELLTLWERTRPSVIFITHDLEEAVALADRVVVMTAGPGTVKAVYDIDLPRPRGAVQEIRFDSRFLELHQRIWESLREEVERAYARTGRAAGSATTGTSEGGRP from the coding sequence ATGTCCTTCAGACAGCCCCTTCCCCGAACCGCCGACGAGAGCGCCGCCCCGCGCTCCGCCGCCGCCCGCGGGGCCGCCCCGGCCTCGGCACCGCAGGCCCGTTCCCGTATCGAGCTCGTCGGTGTCACGAAGCGGTTCGTGTCGCCGACGGGGGCCGCCATGACCGCGCTGCGCGACGTCGACTTCGTCGTCGAGCCCGGTCAGTTCTGCGCCGTCGTCGGCCCGACCGGCTGCGGGAAGTCCACGACGCTCACCATGGTGGCCGGCCTCGACCGGCCCACCGCCGGTGTGGTCCGCGTCGGCGGCGCGGTGGTGGACGGCATCCCCGACAGCACCAGCTTCATGTTCCAGCACGACGCGCTGCTGCCCTGGAAGAGCGTGCTGCAGAACGTCGCGCTCGGGCCTCGGTTCCGCGGCGAGTCGAAGGCGTCCGCCCTCGGGCGTGCACGGGAGTGGCTCCACGTGGTCGGCCTGTCCGGCTTCGAGGACCACCACCCCCACCAGCTGTCGGGCGGCATGCGCAAGCGGGCCACGCTCGCGGCGTCGCTGATCAGCGAGCCGTCGATCCTGCTGATGGACGAGCCGTTCGGAGCCCTCGACGTGCAGACCAAGGCGATCATGTCGAACGAGCTGCTCACGTTGTGGGAGCGAACCCGGCCCTCGGTCATCTTCATCACGCACGACCTCGAGGAGGCCGTGGCGCTCGCCGACCGGGTCGTGGTGATGACCGCCGGTCCCGGCACCGTGAAGGCGGTCTACGACATCGACCTGCCCCGCCCGCGCGGGGCCGTGCAGGAGATCCGGTTCGACAGCCGGTTCCTCGAGCTGCACCAGCGCATCTGGGAGTCGCTGCGCGAGGAGGTCGAGCGCGCGTACGCGAGAACCGGCCGCGCCGCCGGCTCCGCCACCACCGGCACCTCCGAGGGAGGACGGCCGTGA
- a CDS encoding response regulator, whose product MIRTLIVDDDFMAVSVHRQFTERVPGFEVVGTASTGATALAAVAECRPDLVLLDVYLPDVDGVETLRRLRATTGVEVDVIAITAAKDVDILRRAMHLGVAHYLVKPFTFATFRERLDTYAAARQRLQQMAEADQRNVDRVYGTLRSAGVDSLPKNISAPTLAVVVEVLRERSNISAAEVATSAEISPGVARRYLRYLLDIGTIDYTLRYGAAGRPEHLYRWLGQQPAAAEGPRGAR is encoded by the coding sequence GTGATCCGGACCCTGATCGTCGACGACGACTTCATGGCCGTCTCCGTGCACCGCCAGTTCACGGAGCGGGTGCCGGGCTTCGAGGTGGTCGGCACCGCCAGCACCGGGGCGACCGCGCTCGCGGCCGTCGCCGAGTGTCGGCCTGATCTGGTGCTGCTCGACGTGTACCTGCCGGACGTGGACGGCGTGGAGACCCTCCGACGGCTGCGGGCGACCACCGGCGTCGAGGTCGACGTCATCGCGATCACCGCGGCGAAGGACGTCGACATCCTGCGTCGCGCCATGCACCTCGGCGTCGCCCACTACCTGGTCAAGCCCTTCACCTTCGCCACCTTCCGCGAACGGCTCGACACCTACGCGGCCGCACGTCAGCGCCTGCAGCAGATGGCGGAGGCCGACCAGCGGAACGTGGACCGCGTGTACGGCACGCTGCGCTCGGCCGGCGTGGACTCCCTGCCGAAGAACATCTCGGCGCCGACCCTCGCGGTCGTGGTCGAGGTGCTGCGTGAGCGGTCGAACATCTCGGCCGCGGAGGTCGCGACGAGTGCCGAGATCAGCCCGGGTGTGGCACGCCGCTACCTGCGATACCTGCTGGACATCGGGACGATCGACTACACGCTGCGCTACGGCGCCGCCGGGCGCCCCGAGCACCTGTACCGGTGGCTCGGGCAGCAACCCGCTGCCGCGGAGGGTCCCCGCGGGGCGCGCTGA
- a CDS encoding sensor histidine kinase has protein sequence MALIGERHRLSTQIFTLQIVILLLTVVAGFAVSFVQARRVLDARTAESSLAIARTVASMPEIVTALAGPSPARVIAPVAERVRHATGAAFIVVADRQGIRYSHPNPQLIGTSLLGDPAEDPQSVLAGNTFTGVETGSLGRSMRAKVPIVAPDGTVVGLVSVGVLEAHVSSELAARLPESSVPPLLGLGLGALGALLLARRVKRQTFGLEPREIAALLEQREAMLHSIREGALTIDPAGRVTLVNDEATRLIGIDTSALGRRLDELAPAGRLRDVLTGKVEGLDEVVLVGDRVVVVNRMPVEVHGTSVGAVVTLRDRTELDGLLDELADVRTMADALRAQEHEFANRLHVIGGLLELERYAEAVRFVNTSSSLHQELAGALVGRIGEPIVSALLLGKASVASERGVTLRVEMVEEVPAGLVDPQSLVTILGNLVDNALDSAAQSGPGGRVEVSIGLDGPQLQLRVHDSGPGIDPAVSAEIFRDGFTTKVARGNGRRRGLGLALVSQAVHRLGGRIVVDNADGAVFTVTLPIRPRDRVAVAG, from the coding sequence ATGGCACTCATCGGTGAACGCCATCGGCTGTCGACGCAGATCTTCACGCTGCAGATCGTGATCCTGCTGCTGACGGTCGTCGCGGGCTTCGCCGTGTCGTTCGTGCAGGCCAGGCGGGTGCTGGACGCCCGGACGGCCGAGTCGTCCCTGGCCATCGCGCGCACGGTGGCCTCGATGCCGGAGATCGTCACGGCGCTCGCGGGCCCCTCGCCGGCCCGCGTGATCGCCCCGGTCGCCGAGCGGGTCCGTCACGCGACCGGGGCCGCGTTCATCGTCGTCGCGGACCGCCAGGGCATCAGGTACTCGCACCCGAACCCCCAGCTGATCGGGACGTCCCTGCTCGGAGACCCGGCCGAGGACCCGCAGTCGGTCCTGGCCGGCAACACCTTCACCGGCGTGGAGACCGGCTCGCTCGGTCGGTCCATGCGCGCCAAGGTGCCGATCGTCGCGCCGGACGGGACCGTCGTCGGGCTGGTCTCGGTCGGGGTGCTCGAGGCGCACGTCAGCTCGGAGCTGGCGGCACGCCTGCCCGAGTCGTCGGTGCCGCCGCTGCTCGGCCTCGGGCTGGGAGCGCTCGGTGCGCTCCTGCTGGCACGTCGTGTGAAGCGGCAGACGTTCGGCCTCGAGCCGCGGGAGATCGCCGCGCTGCTCGAGCAGCGCGAGGCGATGCTGCACAGCATCCGGGAGGGCGCCCTGACCATCGACCCGGCGGGCCGGGTCACGCTGGTCAACGACGAGGCGACGCGGCTGATCGGCATCGACACCTCGGCGCTGGGCCGACGCCTCGACGAGCTGGCGCCCGCCGGTCGGCTGCGTGACGTGCTGACCGGCAAGGTCGAGGGGCTCGACGAGGTGGTGCTGGTCGGCGACCGGGTGGTCGTGGTGAACCGGATGCCCGTCGAGGTGCACGGCACGTCGGTCGGCGCCGTCGTCACGCTCCGTGACCGCACCGAGCTCGACGGGCTGCTGGACGAGCTCGCCGACGTCCGCACCATGGCCGACGCCCTCCGGGCGCAGGAGCACGAGTTCGCCAACCGGCTGCACGTGATCGGGGGCCTGCTCGAGCTCGAGCGCTATGCCGAGGCGGTGCGGTTCGTGAACACCAGCTCCTCCCTGCACCAGGAGCTCGCGGGCGCGCTCGTCGGCCGGATCGGGGAGCCGATCGTGTCCGCGCTGCTGCTCGGCAAGGCCTCGGTGGCCAGCGAGCGCGGCGTCACCCTGCGGGTCGAGATGGTCGAGGAGGTGCCGGCCGGGCTCGTCGACCCGCAGAGCCTGGTGACCATCCTCGGCAACCTCGTGGACAACGCCCTCGACTCGGCGGCGCAGAGCGGTCCGGGTGGCCGGGTCGAGGTGTCGATCGGGCTCGACGGGCCACAGCTGCAGCTCCGCGTCCACGACTCCGGCCCGGGGATCGACCCCGCGGTGTCCGCCGAGATCTTCCGCGACGGGTTCACCACCAAGGTGGCGCGCGGCAACGGCCGCCGACGGGGGCTCGGCCTCGCGCTGGTCAGCCAGGCCGTCCACCGGCTCGGCGGGCGCATCGTGGTGGACAACGCCGACGGCGCCGTCTTCACCGTGACGCTGCCGATCCGTCCCCGCGACCGCGTGGCGGTGGCCGGGTGA
- a CDS encoding extracellular solute-binding protein, protein MTSTESGDAVKQLGEEFTRQHPNVTFDIVADANQNLNANMSRILTRADPPGLVFSPGVAQSAKDGLLANLDPYAKAYHWDTWSQRLLSMARLSPDGKRGDGSLYAVGIGYNVTGIFYNKKVAAQLGISDPPATLDEFEADALKAAKAGLMGISLAAKDAGTPFLLQELQNSYGDAPAINDWIFERPGATFDQPGMLKAATKLQEWTHNGIISKDAVSVDYPTMMGDFQAGKALFVPTGDWEAQRLVKAMGNDVGFFLMPPVKAGDKQFAMASPTNYAIPAGAAHKDVVAYFLNWVQTDKTARKMIVDVIGCSPGGPVDLPVPQSDVPLVQQTTKAFQTILSSDGSVDFIANSAPAFTLATLNPELQALVLGTDTPQKFIDNVQAGYKKELAG, encoded by the coding sequence ATGACCAGCACGGAGTCGGGTGATGCCGTCAAGCAGCTCGGCGAGGAGTTCACGCGGCAGCACCCGAACGTGACGTTCGACATCGTCGCGGACGCGAACCAGAACCTGAACGCGAACATGTCGCGAATCCTCACCCGCGCCGACCCGCCCGGCCTGGTCTTCTCGCCCGGCGTGGCACAGAGCGCCAAGGACGGACTCCTCGCGAACCTCGACCCCTACGCGAAGGCCTATCACTGGGACACGTGGTCCCAGCGTCTGCTGAGCATGGCGAGGCTGAGCCCCGACGGTAAGCGCGGCGACGGTTCCCTCTACGCCGTCGGGATCGGGTACAACGTGACCGGCATCTTCTACAACAAGAAGGTGGCTGCGCAGCTCGGGATCTCGGATCCCCCCGCCACTCTCGACGAGTTCGAAGCCGACGCGCTCAAGGCGGCGAAGGCCGGCCTCATGGGAATCTCGCTCGCCGCCAAGGACGCCGGAACACCCTTCCTCCTGCAGGAGCTGCAGAACTCCTACGGCGACGCGCCCGCCATCAACGACTGGATCTTCGAGCGCCCGGGCGCCACTTTCGACCAGCCGGGGATGCTCAAGGCGGCCACCAAGCTCCAGGAGTGGACCCACAACGGCATCATCTCCAAGGACGCCGTGTCCGTGGACTACCCGACGATGATGGGTGACTTCCAGGCGGGCAAGGCGCTGTTCGTCCCGACGGGGGACTGGGAGGCGCAGCGCCTGGTCAAGGCCATGGGCAATGACGTCGGCTTCTTCCTGATGCCTCCGGTGAAGGCCGGTGACAAGCAGTTCGCAATGGCATCTCCCACCAACTACGCCATCCCGGCGGGGGCCGCCCACAAGGACGTCGTGGCCTACTTCCTCAACTGGGTGCAGACCGACAAGACGGCTCGCAAGATGATCGTCGACGTCATCGGCTGCTCTCCGGGTGGTCCGGTCGACCTGCCGGTCCCGCAGAGCGACGTCCCGCTGGTCCAGCAGACCACCAAGGCGTTCCAGACGATCCTCAGCAGCGACGGTTCGGTGGACTTCATCGCCAACTCCGCACCGGCCTTCACGCTCGCGACGCTCAACCCGGAGCTCCAGGCGCTCGTGCTGGGCACCGACACGCCGCAGAAGTTCATCGACAACGTCCAGGCCGGTTACAAGAAGGAGCTGGCGGGCTGA
- a CDS encoding alpha/beta hydrolase codes for MTPDVPLRPPYDPELASSLMAAGPVYVLNFESEALVSLQEELRAHSGAARAELEAQGLVVADLAAPGADGHLVPLHHVFSPSSGTPRPCIVYVHGGGMVLGTPWDSASDFVRWIDDFGVSVVTVDYRLAPQVKAPVPVEDCFAALAYVHENATALGVDREALVVAGMSAGGGLAAATALLARDRRVPRLRGQLLLAPMLDPDADGDSARQVPDSPWNRDENTTAWRLLLEGVDPREASANAPARARSLAGLPPTLLEVGSAEIFRSEVIDYASRIWRVGGEAELHVWSGGFHGFSSYPHAAVTQAALEARRNWLGRLFGYGPREARSR; via the coding sequence ATGACGCCCGACGTGCCGCTTCGGCCGCCCTACGACCCGGAGCTGGCGAGCTCGTTGATGGCTGCCGGCCCGGTCTACGTCCTGAACTTCGAGAGCGAGGCGCTCGTCTCCTTGCAGGAGGAGCTGCGGGCGCACTCCGGTGCCGCCCGTGCCGAGCTCGAGGCGCAGGGTCTCGTCGTCGCCGACCTGGCTGCACCGGGTGCTGACGGCCACCTCGTTCCGCTGCACCACGTGTTCTCACCGAGCTCGGGCACGCCTCGACCCTGCATCGTGTACGTCCACGGCGGCGGCATGGTGCTCGGCACCCCGTGGGACTCGGCCTCTGACTTCGTCCGGTGGATCGACGACTTCGGCGTGAGCGTCGTGACCGTCGACTACCGCCTCGCCCCGCAGGTGAAGGCGCCGGTCCCCGTCGAGGACTGCTTCGCGGCCCTGGCGTACGTGCACGAGAACGCGACGGCACTCGGCGTGGACCGGGAGGCACTCGTCGTGGCGGGCATGAGCGCCGGTGGCGGGCTCGCGGCCGCAACGGCCCTGCTCGCCCGGGATCGTCGCGTTCCGCGGTTGCGGGGCCAGCTGCTGCTGGCACCCATGCTCGACCCGGACGCCGACGGCGACTCGGCGCGGCAGGTACCAGACAGTCCGTGGAACCGGGACGAGAACACGACGGCGTGGCGGCTTCTCCTGGAGGGGGTCGACCCGCGTGAGGCTTCGGCCAACGCGCCGGCGCGGGCGCGGTCTCTGGCGGGGCTGCCGCCGACGCTCCTGGAGGTGGGTTCCGCCGAGATCTTCCGCTCGGAGGTGATCGATTACGCTTCCAGGATCTGGCGGGTCGGGGGAGAGGCCGAGCTGCACGTGTGGAGCGGCGGCTTCCACGGGTTCAGCTCGTATCCCCACGCGGCCGTGACGCAAGCCGCGCTCGAGGCCCGTCGCAACTGGCTCGGCCGGCTGTTCGGGTACGGACCGCGGGAGGCACGGAGTCGATGA
- a CDS encoding DUF1801 domain-containing protein, whose amino-acid sequence MGEVDAYLSTVDGADHDALERVIAIARDVVPEAREGVSYAMPALLYRDKGLIATVRTKKFLSLYPYSGAVVASVLDALSDFDTTSGSIHYSAQHPLPEDVVRRIVRARRAEIDARAR is encoded by the coding sequence GTGGGTGAGGTCGACGCGTATCTCAGCACGGTGGACGGGGCAGATCACGACGCGCTCGAGCGCGTCATCGCCATCGCCCGAGACGTGGTGCCCGAGGCCCGCGAGGGCGTCAGCTACGCCATGCCCGCGCTCCTCTACCGCGACAAGGGCCTCATCGCCACGGTCCGCACCAAGAAGTTCCTCTCGCTCTACCCCTACAGCGGCGCGGTCGTCGCGTCGGTCCTCGATGCTCTGAGCGACTTCGACACCACCAGCGGGAGCATCCACTACTCCGCGCAGCACCCGCTGCCCGAGGACGTCGTCCGGCGCATCGTGCGAGCCCGACGAGCCGAGATCGACGCGAGAGCGCGCTAG
- a CDS encoding ABC transporter permease, producing the protein MNEASTVGDARTLAAVRAQSVQSAPGDEASIAEAARRRVRRRKVLVQTTRLAVLVVVVGGWQLFTDRKIVDPFFFGQPSGIVLKLTDWVQHGTAYGSLWLQIGVTMKEALLGFAYGTLAGIVLGVLLGQIPFLADVIGPFIKVLNAIPRIVLGSIFVVWLGFGTTSKVLLAAVLVFFVVFFNAFQGVREVDRNLVANVRVLGASRAQTVRHVVLPSAVVWIIASLHVAFGFAIIGAIVGEFLGAQQGLGLVISTAQNNFDPNGIFAAMLLIAVVALSAEGLISQLEKRLLSWRPGTQTEVAGL; encoded by the coding sequence GTGAACGAGGCCTCGACCGTGGGCGACGCGCGGACGCTCGCCGCCGTCCGCGCACAGTCCGTCCAGTCCGCTCCCGGTGACGAGGCGTCGATCGCCGAGGCGGCGCGCCGCCGCGTGCGCCGACGGAAGGTCCTGGTCCAGACGACGCGGCTCGCCGTGCTCGTCGTGGTCGTCGGCGGCTGGCAGCTGTTCACCGACCGCAAGATCGTCGACCCGTTCTTCTTCGGCCAGCCGTCGGGGATCGTGCTCAAGCTGACGGACTGGGTGCAGCACGGCACGGCCTACGGCTCCCTGTGGCTGCAGATCGGCGTGACCATGAAGGAGGCCCTGCTGGGGTTCGCCTACGGCACGCTCGCGGGGATCGTCCTCGGCGTCCTGCTGGGCCAGATCCCGTTCCTGGCCGACGTGATCGGGCCCTTCATCAAGGTGCTCAACGCGATCCCCCGCATCGTGCTCGGGTCGATCTTCGTCGTGTGGCTGGGGTTCGGCACCACCTCGAAGGTGCTCCTGGCGGCCGTCCTCGTCTTCTTCGTCGTGTTCTTCAACGCCTTCCAGGGCGTGCGTGAGGTCGACCGCAACCTCGTCGCCAACGTGCGGGTGCTCGGCGCCTCCCGTGCGCAGACCGTCCGGCACGTCGTGCTGCCGTCGGCCGTCGTCTGGATCATCGCGAGCCTGCACGTCGCCTTCGGGTTCGCGATCATCGGGGCGATCGTCGGCGAGTTCCTCGGGGCCCAGCAGGGCCTCGGGCTGGTGATCTCGACGGCGCAGAACAACTTCGACCCCAACGGGATCTTCGCCGCGATGCTGCTCATCGCCGTCGTGGCGCTCAGCGCCGAGGGGCTGATCAGCCAGCTCGAGAAGCGCCTGCTCAGCTGGCGGCCCGGCACCCAGACCGAGGTCGCGGGGCTCTAG
- a CDS encoding glyoxalase superfamily protein, translated as MDYKIELIVLPVSDVDRAKEFYAAKVGFVVDHDQRVSDQLRFVQLTPPGSACSIAFGEGLVDTPPGSVHGLQIVVADADAAHAELSARGVPVSAVEDLPWGRFVYFSDPDGNAWALQQLPHRE; from the coding sequence ATGGACTACAAGATCGAACTCATCGTCCTGCCCGTCTCCGACGTGGACCGCGCCAAGGAGTTCTACGCCGCCAAGGTCGGCTTCGTGGTCGACCACGACCAGCGCGTGAGCGACCAGCTGCGGTTCGTCCAGCTGACCCCACCCGGGTCGGCCTGCTCGATCGCCTTCGGCGAAGGCCTCGTGGACACGCCGCCGGGGTCGGTGCACGGGCTCCAGATCGTCGTGGCCGACGCCGATGCAGCGCACGCCGAGCTCTCGGCGCGCGGCGTGCCCGTCAGTGCGGTCGAGGACCTCCCCTGGGGGCGCTTCGTCTACTTCAGCGACCCCGACGGCAACGCCTGGGCCCTCCAGCAGCTGCCGCACCGCGAGTGA